A genomic stretch from Maniola hyperantus chromosome 22, iAphHyp1.2, whole genome shotgun sequence includes:
- the LOC117992919 gene encoding serine-rich adhesin for platelets-like isoform X1 yields the protein MSGGGGGAGLMSCVREGSLEPPYRPPHAETNTHGEGRTGRFLRGLRRMFKRRPRADSSPDPKSSSTSELLDAERHTRRKEGAYGSGLSVSHDSVFTGERSGDESSDERPTPAHGLAHVASSHRAELVAAVRRRGRGDSDEDEDLGLPRSPPASPPTDKADKRHHAGISQSSCSDGSLLSVGSSEMDDDSSSSHQHDQSRSDHSDVYNSSEPPPGVAPLSHSAARHKMAVRPRRTHGAPRRKKANPIAASALPITPELNEEMIRSTTPEVAFKTSEVVTESFSSSTTTKHHMIVKEQHHQQLNRELQKVLDTPSDTKLKSSSLPPGLALSQVVGQSPTKLSIAESNTPRSSIKRSKSSTQDQSLRESSPKIQTSEAHAYQSEERISKCRSDKKYAEESCLEKKSKSEKKLENEVIRSSKKEESFFSRLLLRKSGKKSKKDQTDGEGQQDVKKTKMEKSAAQYKTVDTDRNSGFYYGEQSQGYKPVPAERSYKSAGQKVFANQMHKRIDNKGAYVHDGAYKDVYSAAKVAGVEYSITDLKVAEETDKMLNLEMKNRLSRREDYSERVERTKRSSSKEVIDENKRESFSLHHDKSKRPISVQRLIDPFATKAFLADELASRAQEESLSSTFEVSDEEPPVRGMRIKNANNDYVFHSGSMPKNIPYFNPSVMMSSCPTKNITHSSENMKYMSRSSEATDFREKEIVAKRDTIHNLGKTEESYVTSGLRSLGEEYVESRSSIGKSHSFRYASESPSISSQENQMPSLPAIVGISEPLLESWEVNYRRNVSERHDYAKRISARNYSLLQSNSEQNYDSLPSTDSSYLDSLKPDLSEDRKLFTNSIQITMDTHKRDSDISQIEAKIDDIISSPKPIMSPILKSSSLDSVKSSPEKPIDDRRKTISVESAIGQSKTNQHKGHKVDSESFISVTHINKDQTPVATIKSVEPLKMSKSDEKVQKSGSTKPGVPEFLNIQLNKVDSKPVTNVVLTANVTPKKTDSPQAEKEEIIECFLVTETKSTKDIQTRKDSFKRTEAVDSTHSEEKTTVVTPKTANSGNITPSQSPLTPKHFFKKKSFSVDAQDRPEKSRTSSVSTEGSTEKIDDNISIDQKSRSSFGSKSSIQSTDSNENKTPDRHEETVIFRKKTVIGKECRGDRKNDDEPELMKVFARRSLKLKDSEADHIAHEIAEANAIAARSKLLKNEFNASIKSRDSDKENEENKEQSPENKLVDIAARVSQFGSHYQRSVSINSVSTKRDSAPVFRNEVNKYKKEVSDSTPEKRLRNRTFPDSANEREDIKSITKSEAMAYKADTLSKRPWQRKDDFRQSLEKEKRESSVIEKDGENEKIESAKEKAVEEADASPQFKGILQMRAEWERRAKQGMTK from the exons GCGGAGCTAGTAGCGGCGGTGCGGCGGCGGGGTCGAGGTGACAGTGATGAGGATGAGGACCTGGGTCTGCCGCGGAGTCCGCCGGCTTCTCCACCCACCGACAAGGCTGATAAG CGTCACCATGCCGGCATATCGCAGTCGTCCTGCAGCGACGGCTCGCTGCTCAGCGTGGGCTCGTCGGAGATGGACGACGACAGCAGCAGCAGCCACCAGCACGACCAGTCGCGGAGTGACCACTCCGACGTCTATA ATTCATCAGAGCCGCCGCCGGGCGTGGCGCCGCTGTCGCACTCGGCGGCACGGCACAAGATGGCGgtgcgcccgcgccgcacgcACGGTGCTCCTCGACGGAAGAAAGCCAACCCT ATTGCCGCATCAGCCTTGCCGATAACTCCCGAGCTGAACGAAGAAATGATACGAAGCACTACTCCTGAAGTCGCCTTTAAAACCTCAGAAGTTGTTACTG AATCATTCTCTTCATCGACTACTACGAAGCATCATATGATCGTTAAAGAGCAACACCATCAGCAACTGAACCGAGAGTTACAGAAAGTTCTCGACACTCCAAGCGATACGAAACTCAAATCCTCCTCCCTACCACCTGGACTAGCTTTGAGCCAAGTAGTCGGGCAGTCGCCAACCAAACTGAGCATTGCAGAGTCCAACACACCAAGGTCTTCCATCAAACGAAGCAAGTCTAGCACTCAAGATCAATCGCTCAGAGAAAGTTCGCCGAAAATACAAACAAGCGAAGCTCACGCGTACCAATCGGAGGAGAGGATTTCAAAGTGTCGCTCTGACAAGAAGTATGCCGAAGAATCTTGCCTCGAAAAGAAATCCAAGTCAGAAAAGAAACTCGAGAACGAAGTCATAAGATCTTCGAAGAAAGAGGAGTCGTTTTTCAGTAGACTACTGCTGAGGAAGAGTGGAAAGAAGTCCAAAAAGGATCAGACAGACGGAGAGGGCCAACAAGATGTCAAGAAAACGAAAATGGAGAAATCCGCAGCACAATACAAGACTGTAGACACAGATAGGAATTCAGGGTTTTACTACGGAGAACAAAGCCAGGGCTATAAGCCAGTCCCCGCTGAACGCTCGTACAAATCTGCCGGCCAGAAAGTCTTCGCCAATCAAATGCACAAGAGAATAGATAATAAAGGTGCTTACGTTCACGACGGAGCATACAAAGACGTGTACAGTGCTGCCAAAGTTGCTGGTGTCGAATATAGCATAACTGATCTCAAAGTTGCCGAAGAAACAGATAAAATGTTGAATTTGGAAATGAAAAATAGATTAAGCAGACGTGAAGATTACAGTGAAAGAGTAGAAAGAACCAAGCGTTCCTCCTCAAAGGAGGTTATCGATGAAAATAAGAGAGAATCTTTCAGTTTGCATCATGATAAATCTAAAAGACCGATCTCAGTTCAGAGGCTGATTGACCCATTTGCAACTAAAGCATTTTTAGCTGATGAGTTAGCAAGCAGGGCTCAGGAGGAAAGTTTGTCGTCCACTTTCGAAGTTTCTGACGAAGAACCTCCTGTAAGAGGAATGAGAATTAAAAATGCCAATAACGATTACGTCTTTCACAGTGGAAGTATGCCTAAAAATATTCCTTACTTCAATCCTAGTGTAATGATGTCATCTTGCCCCACCAAGAATATTACTCATAGCTCCGAAAACATGAAGTACATGAGCAGATCCTCAGAAGCAACTGATTTTCGGGAAAAAGAAATTGTGGCTAAACGTGACACGATCCATAATCTTGGTAAAACCGAAGAATCTTATGTTACCTCTGGATTGAGATCTCTTGGAGAGGAATACGTTGAATCGAGAAGCAGTATAGGTAAATCCCACAGTTTTAGATATGCATCTGAATCGCCTTCAATTAGCTCACAAGAAAATCAGATGCCCAGTCTTCCGGCAATAGTTGGCATTTCGGAGCCTTTACTTGAAAGCTGGGAAGTGAATTATAGAAGGAATGTCAGCGAAAGACACGATTATGCAAAGAGAATTTCTGCTAGAAACTATAGTTTGCTTCAAAGCAACTCTGAACAAAATTACGATAGCTTGCCAAGTACTGATAGCAGTTACCTTGACAGCCTGAAGCCCGACCTGAGTGAAGACAGAAAACTCTTCACAAACAGCATTCAAATCACAATGGACACACACAAACGCGATAGTGACATTTCTCAGATAGAAGCTAAAATCGATGATATTATTAGTTCACCTAAACCTATTATGTCTCCAATACTCAAATCTAGTTCTTTAGATAGCGTAAAAAGTAGCCCAGAAAAACCCATTGATGACAGACGAAAAACTATCTCTGTCGAAAGTGCAATAGGCCAGTCTAAAACCAATCAACACAAAGGCCATAAAGTGGATTCCGAAAGTTTCATATCTGTCACACACATAAACAAGGATCAAACACCCGTTGCAACAATCAAAAGTGTAGAACCTTTAAAAATGAGTAAAAGTGATGAAAAAGTTCAGAAATCGGGGAGTACTAAGCCGGGTGTCCCTGAATTTTTAAACATACAGCTGAATAAAGTTGATTCCAAACCAGTTACTAATGTGGTTTTAACTGCTAATGTAACACCAAAGAAAACTGATAGTCCTCAAGCGGAAAAGGAAGAAATTATTGAATGTTTTCTTGTCACAGAAACTAAGTCCACAAAAGACATCCAAACCAGAAAGGATTCTTTTAAAAGAACTGAGGCTGTTGATAGTACTCATTCTGAAGAAAAAACTACGGTTGTCACTCCAAAAACAGCCAATTCGGGCAATATTACTCCTAGTCAAAGTCCTTTGActccaaaacatttttttaaaaagaaatcatTCAGCGTCGACGCTCAAGATCGACCTGAAAAATCTAGAACTAGCTCAGTCAGTACGGAAGGTAGCACAGAAAAAATAGACGATAACATATCTATTGATCAAAAATCGCGTTCCAGTTTTGGTAGCAAAAGCTCAATTCAAAGTACCGATAGCAACGAAAATAAAACCCCAGACAGACATGAGGAGACTGTTATTTTTAGGAAAAAAACCGTGATTGGTAAAGAATGTCGAGGTGATAGAAAAAATGACGATGAACCAGAGCTAATGAAAGTTTTTGCTAGACGGTCTCTGAAGCTTAAAGATTCTGAGGCTGATCATATCGCACATGAAATTGCTGAAGCTAATGCAATAGCGGCAAGATCTAAACTGTTGAAAAATGAATTCAATGCGTCTATTAAATCTAGAGACAGTGATAAAGAAAATGAAGAGAATAAGGAACAAAGTCCAGAGAACAAATTGGTTGATATCGCAGCAAGAGTCAGTCAGTTCGGAAGTCATTACCAAAGGAGCGTAAGCATTAACAGTGTTAGTACTAAAAGGGACAGTGCACCAGTATTCAGAAACGAGGTCAACAAATATAAGAAAGAAGTTTCAGATTCGACACCTGAAAAGAGATTAAGAAATAGAACCTTCCCAGATTCAGCAAACGAAAGAGAAGATATCAAGAGCATAACTAAAAGTGAAGCGATGGCTTATAAAGCAGATACGTTATCGAAGCGGCCTTGGCAAAGAAAGGATGACTTTAGACAGTCGttagaaaaggaaaaacgtGAAAGTTCTGTGATAGAAAAGGACGGAGAAAACGAAAAGATTGAAAGTGCGAAAGAGAAGGCCGTAGAGGAAGCGGACGCGTCACCTCAGTTCAAAGGCATTTTGCAAATGAGGGCCGAGTGGGAGCGGCGCGCGAAACAGGGGATGACCAAATAA